One genomic window of Streptomyces sp. WP-1 includes the following:
- a CDS encoding hemolysin family protein: MIAVQLLIGLATLVVNAFFVAGEFALISVRRSQIEPLAQEGDRRARSVLWGLEHVSALLATAQLGITLCTLVLGVVAEPAIAHLLEPVFHAVGVPLGVGHAVSFVIALTLATYLHMLLGEMVPKNISLAEPVRAALLLGPPLVALSRALRPVIFTVNTFANTLLRLMRVEARGEVAATFTDAELAEIVKDASEAGLIDDRAQERLHDALELGSRPVRDVVVPLERVVYAQVGVTPEQLERLSAESGFSRFPVVDPGRRILGYLHVKDALDALPQDLPFEPRDMRPIARVKADTPLDDVLTAMRGSRNHIAAVLGDDGRLAGLVTMEDVLRELFGQPV; the protein is encoded by the coding sequence ATGATCGCCGTACAGCTGCTGATCGGTCTGGCCACCCTCGTGGTCAACGCGTTCTTCGTGGCCGGTGAGTTCGCGCTGATCTCGGTGCGCCGCTCGCAGATCGAGCCGCTCGCGCAGGAGGGCGACCGGCGGGCCAGGAGCGTGCTGTGGGGCCTGGAGCACGTCTCGGCGCTGCTGGCCACCGCCCAGCTCGGCATCACGCTGTGCACGCTGGTCCTCGGTGTGGTCGCCGAGCCGGCCATCGCGCATCTGCTGGAGCCGGTGTTCCACGCGGTGGGCGTGCCGCTGGGCGTGGGCCATGCGGTGTCGTTCGTGATCGCGCTGACCCTGGCGACCTATCTGCACATGCTGCTGGGCGAGATGGTGCCCAAGAACATCTCGCTCGCGGAGCCGGTGCGCGCCGCGCTGCTGCTCGGGCCGCCGTTGGTCGCGCTGTCCCGGGCGCTGCGCCCGGTGATCTTCACGGTGAACACGTTCGCCAACACGCTGCTGCGACTGATGCGGGTGGAGGCCAGGGGCGAGGTCGCGGCGACCTTCACGGACGCCGAACTCGCCGAGATCGTCAAGGACGCGAGCGAGGCGGGCCTGATCGACGACCGGGCGCAGGAGCGGCTGCACGACGCCCTGGAGCTGGGCAGCCGCCCGGTGCGGGACGTCGTGGTGCCCCTGGAGCGGGTGGTGTACGCACAGGTGGGCGTCACCCCGGAGCAGCTGGAGCGGCTGTCGGCCGAGTCGGGCTTCTCCCGCTTCCCGGTGGTCGATCCGGGCCGCCGCATCCTCGGGTATCTGCACGTCAAGGACGCGCTGGACGCCCTGCCCCAGGACCTGCCGTTCGAGCCGCGCGACATGCGGCCCATCGCCCGGGTGAAGGCGGACACCCCGCTGGACGACGTGCTCACCGCGATGCGGGGCAGCCGCAACCACATCGCGGCCGTCCTCGGCGACGACGGACGCCTCGCCGGGCTCGTGACCATGGAGGACGTGCTGCGGGAGCTGTTCGGGCAGCCGGTCTGA
- a CDS encoding ROK family transcriptional regulator → MGQLTGGDPSLLRRINSAVVLHALRATDCATLTEIARVTGLSRPTVEGVVEGLIEAGLVVERAADEGIARRQGRPARRFRFRAEAGHLLGLEIGPHRVAALLSDLDGRVLGRQAKAVTETAPADERLDRLRGTVAELLRRCGVPRDSLRAVGVGTPGIVAADGTVRLSTALPQWTGLNLGERLSRSFKCPVLVENDANAAAVAEHWKGAADGTDDVVFVLAGLSPGAGALIGGRLHRGFGGAAGEIGALHLLGREVTPETLLSTTDEPLHPLDEQAVAHVFALAREGDLRARAAVERFIQRLVHDVAALVLALDPELVVVGGWAAGLDGVLEPLRRELARYCLRPPRVALSSLGEAAVATGALRLALDHVEEQLFAVDGTVTARR, encoded by the coding sequence GTGGGCCAGCTGACCGGCGGCGATCCCTCGCTGCTGCGAAGGATCAATTCCGCGGTGGTGCTGCACGCGCTGCGGGCCACGGACTGTGCGACGCTCACCGAGATCGCCCGGGTCACCGGGCTGTCCCGGCCCACGGTCGAGGGCGTGGTGGAGGGCCTGATCGAGGCGGGGCTCGTGGTGGAGCGGGCCGCGGACGAGGGGATCGCGCGCCGGCAGGGGCGCCCGGCCCGCCGGTTCCGGTTCCGGGCCGAGGCGGGGCATCTGCTGGGCCTGGAGATCGGCCCGCACCGGGTCGCGGCGCTGCTGTCCGACCTGGACGGGCGGGTGCTGGGCCGGCAGGCCAAGGCGGTCACCGAGACGGCACCCGCGGACGAGCGTCTGGACCGGCTGCGGGGCACGGTCGCCGAGCTGCTGCGGCGCTGCGGGGTCCCCCGGGACTCGCTGCGCGCGGTGGGCGTGGGCACGCCCGGCATCGTGGCGGCCGACGGCACGGTCCGGCTGAGCACGGCGCTGCCGCAGTGGACGGGGCTGAATCTCGGTGAGCGGCTGAGCCGTTCCTTCAAGTGTCCGGTGCTGGTGGAGAACGACGCCAACGCGGCGGCGGTCGCCGAGCACTGGAAGGGCGCGGCGGACGGGACCGACGACGTGGTGTTCGTGCTCGCCGGGCTGAGCCCCGGGGCGGGCGCGCTGATCGGCGGCCGGCTGCACCGCGGCTTCGGCGGGGCGGCCGGGGAGATCGGGGCGCTGCATCTGCTGGGCCGGGAGGTCACCCCGGAGACGCTGCTGTCCACCACCGACGAGCCGTTGCACCCGCTGGACGAGCAGGCGGTGGCCCATGTGTTCGCGCTGGCGCGGGAGGGCGATCTGCGGGCGCGGGCGGCCGTGGAGCGGTTCATCCAGCGGCTGGTGCACGATGTGGCCGCGCTGGTGCTGGCCCTCGATCCGGAGCTGGTGGTGGTCGGCGGCTGGGCGGCCGGACTGGACGGCGTCCTGGAACCGCTGCGCCGCGAACTGGCCCGCTACTGCCTGCGGCCGCCCCGGGTGGCGCTGTCCTCCCTGGGCGAGGCGGCCGTGGCCACGGGGGCGCTGCGGCTGGCCCTCGACCATGTGGAGGAGCAGTTGTTCGCGGTGGACGGCACGGTGACGGCGCGCCGCTGA
- the purB gene encoding adenylosuccinate lyase: protein MTSAPVKPRIPNVLAGRYASAELATLWSPEQKVRLERQLWLAVLRAQKDLGIEVPDEAIADYERVLDTVDLASIAEREKVTRHDVKARIEEFNALAGHEHVHKGMTSRDLTENVEQLQIRLSLELMRDRSVSVLARLGKLAGEYAELVMAGRSHNVAAQATTLGKRFATAADELLVAYGRIEELLARYPLRGIKGPVGTAQDMLDLLGGDAAKLAELEQRIASHLGFSQAFTSVGQVYPRSLDYEAVTALVQLAAAPSSLARTIRLMAGNELVTEGFKPGQVGSSAMPHKMNTRSCERVNGLMVILRGYASMTGELAGDQWNEGDVSCSVVRRVALPDAFFALDGLLETFLTVLDEFGAFPAVIARELDRYLPFLATTKVLMGAVRAGVGREVAHEAIKENAVATALAMREQGAERNDLLDKLAADERLPLDREQLAALMADKLSFTGAAADQVGVVVGRIEEIVKQRPEAAGYTPGAIL from the coding sequence GTGACTTCAGCGCCCGTCAAGCCCCGTATCCCGAACGTCCTCGCCGGACGCTACGCCTCCGCCGAGCTCGCCACGCTCTGGTCGCCCGAGCAGAAGGTGAGGCTGGAGCGGCAGCTCTGGCTCGCCGTGCTGCGGGCCCAGAAGGACCTCGGCATCGAGGTGCCGGACGAGGCGATCGCCGACTACGAGCGTGTCCTCGACACCGTCGACCTGGCCTCGATCGCCGAGCGCGAGAAGGTCACCCGGCACGATGTGAAGGCGCGGATCGAGGAGTTCAACGCCCTCGCCGGGCACGAGCACGTGCACAAGGGCATGACCTCCCGTGACCTCACGGAGAACGTCGAGCAGCTGCAGATCAGGCTCTCCCTGGAGCTGATGCGCGACCGCAGCGTGTCCGTCCTCGCCCGCCTGGGCAAGCTGGCCGGCGAGTACGCCGAGCTGGTCATGGCCGGCCGCTCGCACAACGTGGCCGCGCAGGCCACCACCCTCGGCAAGCGCTTCGCGACCGCCGCCGACGAGCTGCTCGTGGCCTACGGCCGGATCGAGGAGCTGCTCGCCCGCTACCCGCTGCGTGGCATCAAGGGCCCGGTCGGCACCGCGCAGGACATGCTGGACCTGCTCGGCGGCGACGCGGCCAAGCTCGCCGAGCTGGAGCAGCGGATCGCCTCCCACCTGGGCTTCTCCCAGGCGTTCACCTCGGTCGGCCAGGTCTACCCGCGCTCGCTGGACTACGAGGCCGTCACCGCGCTGGTGCAGCTGGCGGCGGCGCCGTCCTCGCTGGCCAGGACGATCCGGCTGATGGCCGGCAACGAGCTGGTCACCGAGGGCTTCAAGCCCGGCCAGGTCGGCTCCTCGGCGATGCCGCACAAGATGAACACCCGCTCCTGCGAGCGCGTCAACGGCCTGATGGTGATCCTGCGCGGCTACGCCTCGATGACCGGCGAGCTGGCGGGCGACCAGTGGAACGAGGGCGACGTGTCCTGCTCCGTGGTGCGCCGGGTCGCACTCCCGGACGCATTCTTCGCGCTGGACGGGCTGCTGGAGACCTTCCTGACCGTACTCGACGAGTTCGGCGCGTTCCCGGCGGTCATCGCCCGTGAGCTGGACCGCTACCTGCCGTTCCTCGCCACCACCAAGGTGCTGATGGGCGCGGTGCGCGCCGGGGTCGGCCGCGAGGTCGCGCACGAGGCGATCAAGGAGAACGCCGTCGCCACCGCCCTCGCCATGCGCGAGCAGGGCGCCGAGCGCAACGATCTGCTGGACAAGCTCGCCGCCGACGAGCGGCTGCCGCTGGACCGCGAGCAGCTGGCCGCGCTGATGGCCGACAAGCTGTCCTTCACCGGCGCCGCGGCCGACCAGGTCGGCGTGGTCGTCGGCCGGATCGAGGAGATCGTCAAGCAGCGCCCGGAGGCCGCCGGCTACACCCCCGGAGCGATCCTCTGA
- a CDS encoding SGNH/GDSL hydrolase family protein — protein sequence MQTNPTPPPYTSLVAIGDSFTEGMSDLLPDGSYRGWADVLAARLAASAPGFRYANLAVRGKLIGQIVDEQVDAAAAMNADVVTLVGGLNDTLRPKCDMGRVRGLLTEAVERLAPSCERLVLMRSPGRQGPVLERFRPRMEELFATVDELAAKHGALVVDLYGAPALADPRLWDVDRLHLTADGHRRVAEAVWQTLGYPPEDTEWHVPMPATAPPAWLDRRAADVRFARRHLLPWIGRRLTGRSSGDGLPAKRPELLPYATPEAREAYEGRA from the coding sequence ATGCAGACGAATCCCACGCCTCCCCCGTACACCAGCCTGGTCGCGATCGGCGACTCCTTCACCGAGGGCATGTCGGACCTGCTGCCCGACGGCTCCTACCGGGGCTGGGCGGACGTCCTCGCCGCACGGTTGGCGGCGAGCGCCCCCGGCTTCCGGTACGCCAATCTCGCCGTGCGCGGCAAGCTGATCGGGCAGATCGTCGACGAGCAGGTGGACGCGGCCGCCGCCATGAACGCCGACGTGGTGACCCTGGTCGGCGGGCTCAACGACACCCTGCGGCCCAAGTGCGACATGGGCCGGGTGCGCGGGCTGCTCACCGAGGCCGTGGAGCGGCTGGCCCCCTCCTGCGAGCGGCTGGTGCTGATGCGCAGCCCCGGCCGCCAGGGCCCGGTCCTGGAGCGGTTCCGGCCGCGCATGGAGGAGCTGTTCGCCACCGTGGACGAGCTGGCCGCGAAGCACGGCGCCCTCGTCGTCGACCTGTACGGCGCCCCCGCGCTCGCCGACCCCCGGCTGTGGGACGTGGACCGGCTGCACCTGACGGCCGACGGGCACCGCCGGGTGGCCGAGGCGGTCTGGCAGACGCTCGGCTACCCGCCGGAGGACACCGAGTGGCATGTGCCGATGCCGGCCACCGCGCCGCCGGCCTGGCTCGACCGCCGGGCGGCGGACGTCCGCTTCGCCCGGCGGCATCTGCTGCCCTGGATAGGCAGACGACTGACCGGCCGCTCCTCCGGCGACGGCCTGCCGGCCAAGCGCCCGGAACTGCTGCCGTACGCGACACCCGAGGCCCGGGAGGCGTACGAGGGCCGGGCATGA
- the mug gene encoding G/U mismatch-specific DNA glycosylase: MVAGGLRVLFCGINPGLMTAATGHHFARPGNRFWPVLHLSGFTPHLLKPAEQRDLLSYGLGITNVVARATARADELTAEEYAEGGRLLTEKVRQLAPRWLAVVGVTAYRAAFADRTARTGPQQWTIGGTRIWVLPNPSGLNAHWTAATMAEEYGRLRVAAEE; this comes from the coding sequence GTGGTCGCGGGCGGCCTCCGCGTGCTGTTCTGCGGCATCAACCCGGGCCTGATGACGGCGGCCACCGGCCACCACTTCGCCCGCCCCGGGAACCGGTTCTGGCCGGTGCTGCACCTGTCCGGCTTCACTCCGCACCTGCTGAAACCGGCCGAGCAGCGGGACCTGCTGTCGTACGGCCTCGGCATCACCAACGTCGTCGCCCGCGCCACCGCCCGGGCGGACGAGCTGACCGCCGAGGAGTACGCCGAGGGCGGCCGGCTGCTGACCGAGAAGGTACGGCAGCTCGCGCCGCGCTGGCTCGCCGTGGTCGGTGTGACCGCCTACCGCGCCGCCTTCGCCGACCGCACCGCCCGAACAGGCCCCCAGCAGTGGACCATCGGCGGCACCCGGATCTGGGTCCTCCCCAACCCCAGCGGCCTGAACGCCCATTGGACGGCGGCGACGATGGCGGAGGAGTACGGGCGGCTGCGGGTGGCGGCCGAGGAGTAG